Proteins from a single region of Centropristis striata isolate RG_2023a ecotype Rhode Island chromosome 9, C.striata_1.0, whole genome shotgun sequence:
- the LOC131977151 gene encoding piggyBac transposable element-derived protein 4-like, whose protein sequence is MVMQPLTTSELQDSSSEDSTLSGEDTEDPAHLVSEWTSKNGQIWFPSNDATLRYVAPGRGLIPGPTNYATTRIHDVKSSFDLFFTAEIISIIVQMTNLQGRRSVANWSDVDATDIQAYIGLLILAGVYRSKGESTRSLWDDHTGRAIFRASMSHSKFRLINANIRFDDKLTRPSRHREDKLAPIRCVWEMWTHRLPMLFNPQEDVCVDEQLVPFRGRCKFRQYMPSKPAKYGLKIWVTADVATSYAWRCQVYTGKAADSAVEVGQGKRVILDMTKGLEGFTVTCDNFFTSYSLVQELLKRKVALVGTIRKNKPELPPKLLQMRARAVLSSLFAFTKNTTAVSYIPKRGKNVILLSSKHREPAVTGDEKRKPVIITEYNHCKGGVDNLDKVVGTYSCRRKTHRWPQVLFCNMIDVSAFNAFVIFTATDPSWKQGKSYRRRLFMEELGRSLVLDEILRRRRLPRTPAAATVVMKEEKE, encoded by the exons ATGGTGATGCAGCCCTTAACCACAAGCGAGCTGCAGGACTCATCCTCAGAAG ATTCCACTTTGAGCGGGGAGGACACAGAGGATCCTGCCCATCTTGTCAGTGAGTGGACATCAAAAAATGGGCAAATCTGGTTTCCTTCTAATGATGCGACACTGCGCTACGTTGCTCCTGGCAGAGGTTTGATTCCAGGGCCTACCAACTATGCCACCACCCGTATCCATGACGTGAAATCCtcctttgatttatttttcactgctgAAATCATCAGCATCATTGTTCAGATGACAAACCTGCAGGGGAGACGGTCAGTAGCAAACTGGAGTGATGTTGATGCCACAGATATTCAGGCATACATCGGGCTCCTGATTTTGGCTGGAGTGTACAGATCCAAGGGTGAATCTACACGCAGCCTCTGGGATGACCACACTGGCCGTGCCATCTTCAGGGCTTCTATGAGCCACTCAAAATTCAGGCTGATCAACGCCAACATCCGGTTTGATGACAAGCTGACCAGACCTTCCCGCCACAGAGAGGACAAGCTCGCCCCTATCCGCTGTGTCTGGGAGATGTGGACACATCGGCTTCCAATGCTTTTCAACCCCcaagaagacgtctgtgtggaTGAGCAGCTTGTCCCCTTCAGAGGCCGCTGCAAATTTCGGCAGTATATGCCAAGTAAGCCGGCAAAGTATGGCCTCAAGATCTGGGTCACCGCCGACGTTGCAACCTCCTATGCCTGGAGATGCCAGGTTTACACTGGGAAAGCTGCCGACAGTGCTGTGGAGGTGGGCCAGGGCAAGCGTGTCATCCTGGACATGACAAAGGGGCTTGAAGGGTTCACTGTCACATGTGACAATTTTTTTACCTCCTATTCACTTGTGCAGGAGCTTTTGAAGAGGAAAGTCGCCCTGGTCGGGACAATTCGGAAGAACAAGCCCGAGCTTCCGCCCAAACTCCTGCAGATGAGGGCGAGagctgtcctctcctctctctttgccTTCACAAAGAACACCACAGCAGTGAGCTACATCCCAAAACGGGGGAAGAATGTGATCCTCCTCAGTAGCAAACACAGAGAGCCAGCTGTGACAGGCGATGAGAAGAGGAAACCTGTGATCATCACAGAGTACAACCACTGCAAGGGAGGTGTCGACAACCTGGACAAG GTTGTTGGCACCTacagctgcaggaggaagaCCCATCGGTGGCCACAGGTCCTCTTCTGCAATATGATTGATGTCTCCGCTTTCAATGCCTTCGTGATCTTCACTGCGACTGATCCCTCCTGGAAGCAAGGGAAATCATACAGGAGGAGGCTATTTATGGAGGAATTGGGTAGATCCTTGGTGTTGGATGAAATCTTGCGGCGACGGCGCCTACCCCGTACACCGGCTGCTGCTACAGTAGTGATGAAG GAAGAGAAGGAGTGA
- the LOC131977152 gene encoding salivary glue protein Sgs-3-like → TTTTTPPPTTTTQPPTTTTTQSPTTTTTTPPTTTTTSPTITTQSPTPTPQPPTTTTTTTTTTTQSPTTTTTPPSTTTTQPPTTTTPISPTTTAQPPTTPTTLALTTAVSTTSVPTTASPTTSAPITAAPITLALTTAVSTTSAPTTASPTTSSQTTAAHTTSTPTTASPTTSVQTTAAHTTAVTTTLAPTTTPTATTTAPTLPPATTSSSTTTTPPSTTPTSTTTTPPSSPTTNPSVATTPETTTLSSNTATSESSTAESTTTTPPATSPA, encoded by the exons ACTACCACGACAACACCACCACCAACCACCACAACACAACCGCCAACTACCACaacaacacaatcaccaactaccacaacaacaacaccaccaaCCACCACAACAACATCACCAACCATcacaacacaatcaccaactcCCACACCA CAACCACCaactaccacaacaacaacaacaaccaccacaacacaatcaccaactacCACAACAACACCACCATCAACCACCACTACACAACCACCAACTACAACAACACCAATATCACCAACCACGACAGCACAACCACCCACTA caccaacaACTCTGGCCCTCACAACTGCTGTATCAACAACTTCTGTCCCCACAACTGCGTCACCTACAACTTCTGCCCCAATAACTGCAGCACCAATAACTCTGGCCCTGACAACTGCAGTATCCACAACTTCTGCCCCGACAACTGCATCACCCACAACTTCTTCTCAGAccactgctgcacacacaacTTCTACCCCGACAACTGCGTCACCCACAACTTCTGTTCAGAccactgctgcacacacaacTGCAGTCACCACAACTCTGGCTCCAACCACCACACCTACAGCCACCACAACTGCACCTACCTTACCTCCTGCTACCACATCTTCAAGTACCACAACAACACCACCAAGCACAACTCCCACATCCACAACCACCACACCTCCTAGCTCCCCAACAACAAATCCATCAGTCGCAACTACACCAGAAACTACTACACTTTCAAGCAACACGGCCACATCTGAAAGCAGCACAGCTGAAAGCACCACTACCACACCCCCAGCAACCTCACCAGCATGA
- the LOC131977153 gene encoding integumentary mucin C.1-like, producing MTTTTTQPTTTTQPPTTTTPISPSTTTQPPTTTTTPSSTTTTQPPTTTTTPPTTTTTQSPTTTP from the exons atgacgacaacaacaacacaaccaaCCACCACAACACAACCACCAACTACAACAACACCAATATCACCATCCACGACAACACAACCACCCACTACCACAACAACACCATCATCCACcaca acaacacaaccaccaactaccacaacaacaccaccaaccaccacaacaacacaatcaccaactacCACACCA